A portion of the Musa acuminata AAA Group cultivar baxijiao chromosome BXJ1-1, Cavendish_Baxijiao_AAA, whole genome shotgun sequence genome contains these proteins:
- the LOC135583279 gene encoding bidirectional sugar transporter SWEET2a-like isoform X1, whose translation MITCLQTPTEKRWERSRLFLFLVAREREKKKKKKKKGKMIPSGIAAASSSSASFYDVCSYAAGIAGNVFAFVLFVSPMPTFKRIVQNKSTEEFSGLPYIYSLLNCLICMWYGLPCVSYGVILVATVNSVGAAFQLVYVILFIRYANSARKLRMSALLAGVACVFAAIVFVSLEFFDHTKRQTFVGYLSVASLISMFASPLSIISLVIRTKSVEFMPFYLSLATFLMSISFFAYGMLLHDFFIYLPNGIGTVLAVIQLVLYAYYSINSREDSFNMPLLVS comes from the exons ATGATTACATGTCTGCAGACACCAACAGAGAAAAGGTGGGAGAGGAGCAGACTTTTCCTGTTTTTggtcgcgagagagagagagaagaagaagaagaagaagaagaaaggcaaGATGATTCCTTCAGGAATTGCAGCAGCATCTTCTTCCTCTGCCTCCTTCTACGACGTCTGCAGCTACGCAGCTGGAATTGCCG GCAATGTTTTCGCCTTCGTCTTGTTTGTGTCGCCAAT GCCGACCTTCAAAAGAATCGTCCAAAACAAGTCCACCGAGGAGTTCTCAGGCCTGCCTTACATATATTCCCTCTTGAACTGCTTGATCTGCATGTGGTATGGCCTTCCTTGTGTCTCCTACGGGGTGATCCTGGTTGCCACAGTCAATTCGGTCGGTGCCGCCTTCCAATTAGTCTATGTCATCCTCTTCATTCGCTATGCGAATTCTGCAAGAAAG TTGAGGATGTCGGCGCTGCTGGCAGGAGTTGCCTGTGTTTTTGCTGCCATTGTATTTGTCAGCCTTGAGTTCTTCGATCACACGAAGAGGCAAACATTTGTTGGATACTTGAGTGTTGCGTCGCTTATCTCCATGTTTGCTTCTCCATTGTCTATCATT AGTCTTGTGATCAGGACTAAGAGTGTGGAGTTCATGCCTTTCTACCTGTCCCTCGCCACCTTCTTGATGAGCATCTCCTTCTTTGCATATGGGATGCTGTTGCATGACTTCTTCATATAT CTCCCAAATGGAATTGGAACTGTTCTTGCAGTCATACAACTGGTGCTGTATGCCTACTACAGCATTAACTCAAGAGAAGACTCTTTTAACATGCCATTGCTGGTTTCATAG
- the LOC135583279 gene encoding bidirectional sugar transporter SWEET2a-like isoform X2, protein MSADTNREKVGEEQTFPVFGREREREEEEEEEERQDDSFRNCSSIFFLCLLLRRLQLRSWNCRPTFKRIVQNKSTEEFSGLPYIYSLLNCLICMWYGLPCVSYGVILVATVNSVGAAFQLVYVILFIRYANSARKLRMSALLAGVACVFAAIVFVSLEFFDHTKRQTFVGYLSVASLISMFASPLSIISLVIRTKSVEFMPFYLSLATFLMSISFFAYGMLLHDFFIYLPNGIGTVLAVIQLVLYAYYSINSREDSFNMPLLVS, encoded by the exons ATGTCTGCAGACACCAACAGAGAAAAGGTGGGAGAGGAGCAGACTTTTCCTGTTTTTggtcgcgagagagagagagaagaagaagaagaagaagaagaaaggcaaGATGATTCCTTCAGGAATTGCAGCAGCATCTTCTTCCTCTGCCTCCTTCTACGACGTCTGCAGCTACGCAGCTGGAATTGCCG GCCGACCTTCAAAAGAATCGTCCAAAACAAGTCCACCGAGGAGTTCTCAGGCCTGCCTTACATATATTCCCTCTTGAACTGCTTGATCTGCATGTGGTATGGCCTTCCTTGTGTCTCCTACGGGGTGATCCTGGTTGCCACAGTCAATTCGGTCGGTGCCGCCTTCCAATTAGTCTATGTCATCCTCTTCATTCGCTATGCGAATTCTGCAAGAAAG TTGAGGATGTCGGCGCTGCTGGCAGGAGTTGCCTGTGTTTTTGCTGCCATTGTATTTGTCAGCCTTGAGTTCTTCGATCACACGAAGAGGCAAACATTTGTTGGATACTTGAGTGTTGCGTCGCTTATCTCCATGTTTGCTTCTCCATTGTCTATCATT AGTCTTGTGATCAGGACTAAGAGTGTGGAGTTCATGCCTTTCTACCTGTCCCTCGCCACCTTCTTGATGAGCATCTCCTTCTTTGCATATGGGATGCTGTTGCATGACTTCTTCATATAT CTCCCAAATGGAATTGGAACTGTTCTTGCAGTCATACAACTGGTGCTGTATGCCTACTACAGCATTAACTCAAGAGAAGACTCTTTTAACATGCCATTGCTGGTTTCATAG
- the LOC135583279 gene encoding bidirectional sugar transporter SWEET2a-like isoform X3 produces MIPSGIAAASSSSASFYDVCSYAAGIAGNVFAFVLFVSPMPTFKRIVQNKSTEEFSGLPYIYSLLNCLICMWYGLPCVSYGVILVATVNSVGAAFQLVYVILFIRYANSARKLRMSALLAGVACVFAAIVFVSLEFFDHTKRQTFVGYLSVASLISMFASPLSIISLVIRTKSVEFMPFYLSLATFLMSISFFAYGMLLHDFFIYLPNGIGTVLAVIQLVLYAYYSINSREDSFNMPLLVS; encoded by the exons ATGATTCCTTCAGGAATTGCAGCAGCATCTTCTTCCTCTGCCTCCTTCTACGACGTCTGCAGCTACGCAGCTGGAATTGCCG GCAATGTTTTCGCCTTCGTCTTGTTTGTGTCGCCAAT GCCGACCTTCAAAAGAATCGTCCAAAACAAGTCCACCGAGGAGTTCTCAGGCCTGCCTTACATATATTCCCTCTTGAACTGCTTGATCTGCATGTGGTATGGCCTTCCTTGTGTCTCCTACGGGGTGATCCTGGTTGCCACAGTCAATTCGGTCGGTGCCGCCTTCCAATTAGTCTATGTCATCCTCTTCATTCGCTATGCGAATTCTGCAAGAAAG TTGAGGATGTCGGCGCTGCTGGCAGGAGTTGCCTGTGTTTTTGCTGCCATTGTATTTGTCAGCCTTGAGTTCTTCGATCACACGAAGAGGCAAACATTTGTTGGATACTTGAGTGTTGCGTCGCTTATCTCCATGTTTGCTTCTCCATTGTCTATCATT AGTCTTGTGATCAGGACTAAGAGTGTGGAGTTCATGCCTTTCTACCTGTCCCTCGCCACCTTCTTGATGAGCATCTCCTTCTTTGCATATGGGATGCTGTTGCATGACTTCTTCATATAT CTCCCAAATGGAATTGGAACTGTTCTTGCAGTCATACAACTGGTGCTGTATGCCTACTACAGCATTAACTCAAGAGAAGACTCTTTTAACATGCCATTGCTGGTTTCATAG
- the LOC135619261 gene encoding probable methyltransferase TCM_000336 isoform X1, whose protein sequence is MPSALPIKFGASFLQVPLDFSGAFKGWKKLIKSSNSALSLGYGNRKKSQSQGKQIEDQEKFKAELATKRLAMASCQPPRTTELVTMDVENVLHMKEGLGETSYAQNSSLQKKSMEAIKHIIVDSATDVYASRTPGCFTIADLGCSSGTNAFSLVSKIVESIHEKARQSERPTPEILVFLNDLPTNDFNSVFLNFPEFTRKLKGGIELQEGSAPSVYLAALPGSFYGRLSPSNSLDFIYSCHSLHWLSEVPLGLVDGNGKPINKGKIYISNTGHPAVPLAYLRQFQKDFSLFLKSRSAELRSGGRIVVLILGRRTDDHSDKSATVLWELLDQSLAIMVSQEMVDEEKVDTYNVPFYAPSTKEIEDEVGREGSFEIDFIQAYELNTSTGDPHKDARITSVAIRAIQESMITHHFGEGIVDKLFQIYSGLLSEFLVKQELKCPLLIAVLRKPHQT, encoded by the exons ATGCCTTCTGCCCTTCCAATTAAGTTTGGCGCATCTTTTCTTCAAGTCCCCTTGGATTTTTCCGGAGCTTTCAAGGGGTGGAAGAAGCTTATTAAATCCTCCAACTCTGCCTTATCTTTGGGTTATGGTAACAGGAAGAAGTCTCAGTCCCAG GGGAAACAAATAGAAGATCAAGAAAAGTTCAAGGCTGAATTGGCAACTAAAAGACTGGCAATGGCATCCTGTCAACCTCCAAGAACTACTGAACTTGTGACCATGGATGTGGAGAATGTTCTTCACATGAAAGAAGGATTGGGTGAAACCAGCTATGCTCAGAATTCCTCCCTTCAG AAGAAGAGCATGGAGGCCATAAAGCATATCATAGTAGACTCAGCAACAGATGTGTATGCCTCAAGAACACCAGGATGCTTCACAATTGCTGATCTTGGTTGCTCCTCAGGGACTAATGCCTTTTCACTAGTCAGCAAAATAGTCGAATCCATTCATGAAAAGGCTCGACAGTCAGAAAGGCCGACGCCAGAGATCTTGGTGTTCCTTAATGATCTTCCGACCAATGACTTCAATTCTGTGTTCCTGAATTTTCCGGAGTTCACTAGGAAGCTCAAAGGAGGCATTGAGCTGCAAGAAGGCAGTGCTCCATCTGTATACTTAGCTGCACTTCCTGGGTCCTTCTATGGCAGGCTTTCCCCAAGCAATAGTCTTGATTTCATCTATTCTTGTCATAGCTTGCACTGGCTTTCTGAG GTTCCTCTGGGGCTTGTTGACGGTAATGGTAAGCCAATTAACAAGGGGAAGATATACATATCTAACACAGGCCACCCTGCTGTTCCTTTAGCATACTTGAGGCAGTTTCAGAAAGATTTCAGCCTCTTTCTCAAGTCAAGATCAGCAGAGTTACGTTCTGGTGGACGAATCGTTGTCCTAATTTTAGGAAGAAGAACAGATGATCACAGCGATAAGAGTGCAACAGTTTTGTGGGAACTTTTAGACCAGTCTTTGGCCATTATGGTCTCACAA GAAATGGTTGACGAAGAGAAGGTAGACACATACAATGTTCCATTTTATGCTCCATCAACAAAGGAGATTGAGGATGAAGTAGGCAGAGAAGGATCATTTGAGATTGACTTCATACAAGCTTATGAGCTGAACACAAGCACTGGAGATCCTCACAAGGATGCAAGAATCACATCGGTGGCCATTAGAGCCATACAGGAGTCGATGATCACCCACCACTTTGGAGAAGGCATTGTAGATAAATTATTCCAAATTTATAGCGGATTGCTCAGTGAATTCTTGGTCAAACAAGAACTAAAATGTCCTCTCTTGATAGCAGTTCTAAGAAAGCCACATCAAACATAA
- the LOC135619261 gene encoding probable methyltransferase TCM_000336 isoform X2 codes for MASCQPPRTTELVTMDVENVLHMKEGLGETSYAQNSSLQKKSMEAIKHIIVDSATDVYASRTPGCFTIADLGCSSGTNAFSLVSKIVESIHEKARQSERPTPEILVFLNDLPTNDFNSVFLNFPEFTRKLKGGIELQEGSAPSVYLAALPGSFYGRLSPSNSLDFIYSCHSLHWLSEVPLGLVDGNGKPINKGKIYISNTGHPAVPLAYLRQFQKDFSLFLKSRSAELRSGGRIVVLILGRRTDDHSDKSATVLWELLDQSLAIMVSQEMVDEEKVDTYNVPFYAPSTKEIEDEVGREGSFEIDFIQAYELNTSTGDPHKDARITSVAIRAIQESMITHHFGEGIVDKLFQIYSGLLSEFLVKQELKCPLLIAVLRKPHQT; via the exons ATGGCATCCTGTCAACCTCCAAGAACTACTGAACTTGTGACCATGGATGTGGAGAATGTTCTTCACATGAAAGAAGGATTGGGTGAAACCAGCTATGCTCAGAATTCCTCCCTTCAG AAGAAGAGCATGGAGGCCATAAAGCATATCATAGTAGACTCAGCAACAGATGTGTATGCCTCAAGAACACCAGGATGCTTCACAATTGCTGATCTTGGTTGCTCCTCAGGGACTAATGCCTTTTCACTAGTCAGCAAAATAGTCGAATCCATTCATGAAAAGGCTCGACAGTCAGAAAGGCCGACGCCAGAGATCTTGGTGTTCCTTAATGATCTTCCGACCAATGACTTCAATTCTGTGTTCCTGAATTTTCCGGAGTTCACTAGGAAGCTCAAAGGAGGCATTGAGCTGCAAGAAGGCAGTGCTCCATCTGTATACTTAGCTGCACTTCCTGGGTCCTTCTATGGCAGGCTTTCCCCAAGCAATAGTCTTGATTTCATCTATTCTTGTCATAGCTTGCACTGGCTTTCTGAG GTTCCTCTGGGGCTTGTTGACGGTAATGGTAAGCCAATTAACAAGGGGAAGATATACATATCTAACACAGGCCACCCTGCTGTTCCTTTAGCATACTTGAGGCAGTTTCAGAAAGATTTCAGCCTCTTTCTCAAGTCAAGATCAGCAGAGTTACGTTCTGGTGGACGAATCGTTGTCCTAATTTTAGGAAGAAGAACAGATGATCACAGCGATAAGAGTGCAACAGTTTTGTGGGAACTTTTAGACCAGTCTTTGGCCATTATGGTCTCACAA GAAATGGTTGACGAAGAGAAGGTAGACACATACAATGTTCCATTTTATGCTCCATCAACAAAGGAGATTGAGGATGAAGTAGGCAGAGAAGGATCATTTGAGATTGACTTCATACAAGCTTATGAGCTGAACACAAGCACTGGAGATCCTCACAAGGATGCAAGAATCACATCGGTGGCCATTAGAGCCATACAGGAGTCGATGATCACCCACCACTTTGGAGAAGGCATTGTAGATAAATTATTCCAAATTTATAGCGGATTGCTCAGTGAATTCTTGGTCAAACAAGAACTAAAATGTCCTCTCTTGATAGCAGTTCTAAGAAAGCCACATCAAACATAA
- the LOC103987437 gene encoding bZIP transcription factor 11, with protein MASSPSGTSSGSSQLQNSGSEEDLQAVMDQKKLRRMISNRESARRSRMRKQKHLDELMAHLNQLRKENRQLSTAFSLTKQQYVAVEAENCVLRAQMMELGNRLQSLDEILSFLNMNHNISGHQMIDNSIKCLNQPIMASADMFYY; from the coding sequence ATGGCTTCTTCTCCTAGTGGGACTTCCTCCGGATCCAGCCAGCTCCAGAATTCTGGTTCAGAAGAAGACCTGCAGGCCGTGATGGACCAAAAGAAGCTAAGGCGAATGATATCGAACCGCGAATCCGCGAGGCGGTCGAGGATGCGCAAGCAGAAGCATTTGGACGAGCTGATGGCACATCTGAACCAGCTGAGGAAGGAGAACCGCCAGCTCTCGACAGCCTTCAGCCTCACCAAGCAGCAGTATGTTGCAGTGGAGGCTGAGAACTGTGTGTTGAGGGCTCAGATGATGGAGCTTGGCAACAGGCTGCAGTCTCTTGATGAGATCCTCAGCTTCCTTAACATGAACCACAACATCAGTGGTCATCAAATGATTGACAATTCCATCAAATGTTTGAATCAGCCCATCATGGCCTCAGCAGACATGTTCTACTATTGA